The following are from one region of the Biomphalaria glabrata chromosome 12, xgBioGlab47.1, whole genome shotgun sequence genome:
- the LOC106069704 gene encoding DNA repair protein RAD51 homolog 4-like isoform X3 — MTLQAGLCTALTSSALDKLRAHGVKTATDFIVKVKDIEVLSQETLIPYKDLCSIQRVLLAEHSAYPTLASCLYEKAIASLMILSTGCQSLDDLLDGGLYTGELTELAGDSVSGKTKLSDDLIRSKLQKVKYTQVFDIYDLFSALDAIMTDLNQQTPVKYPDLKLLIVDSLASLIYPIMGGNISFCQGLICQLGLKLKQLATHYSLAVLVTNYLTSSFNGGKKKPALGKAWSHVPHMRVILQKPVGGQGPSREAVLVKSNRQQTPKSALFSLDKDEPYEPG; from the exons ATGACCTTGCAAGCGGGACTATGTACAGCTTTAACTTCTAGCGCACTGGATAAACTTAGGGCTCATGGTGTAAAAACTGCGACTGATTTCATCGTCAAAGTCAAAGATATTGAAGTTCTATCTCAAGAAACTCTTATTCcctataaa GATCTCTGCTCAATTCAAAGAGTTCTGCTGGCAGAACATTCAGCATATCCAACACTTGCCTCATGTTTGTATGAAAAAGCAATAGCATCTCTGATGATTCTTTCCACTGGCTGTCAAAG TCTTGATGACTTGCTTGATGGAGGTCTCTACACAGGGGAGCTAACTGAACTGGCTGGTGACAGTGTATCTGGTAAAACTAAG TTGAGTGATGACTTAATTAGGTCAAAACTTCAGAAGGTCAAGTACACCCAAGTGTTTGACATCTATGATTTATTTTCTGCACTGGATGCCATTATGACAGATTTAAACCAACAG ACTCCTGTAAAGTATCCTGATTTAAAGTTACTAATAGTTGACAGTTTGGCTTCTCTCATTTATCCAATCATGGGAGGAAACATAAGTTTTT GTCAAGGTCTTATATGCCAGTTaggattaaaattaaaacagctTGCCACACATTATTCCTTGGCTGTTTTG GTCACCAACTATCTGACATCTTCTTTCAATGGTGGTAAGAAGAAACCAGCACTGGGTAAAGCCTGGTCACATGTACCACACATGAGAGTGATCCTGCAGAAACCAGTTGGAGGACAGGGTCCAAGCAGAGAAGCAGTTCTAGTCAAAAGTAATAGACAG
- the LOC106069704 gene encoding DNA repair protein RAD51 homolog 4-like isoform X2, with protein sequence MTLQAGLCTALTSSALDKLRAHGVKTATDFIVKVKDIEVLSQETLIPYKDLCSIQRVLLAEHSAYPTLASCLYEKAIASLMILSTGCQSLDDLLDGGLYTGELTELAGDSVSGKTKICLWCAAMTVLVGDHSVVYIDSSSSFSAGYLKDIMSKNIGPGQSLSDDLIRSKLQKVKYTQVFDIYDLFSALDAIMTDLNQQTPVKYPDLKLLIVDSLASLIYPIMGGNISFCQGLICQLGLKLKQLATHYSLAVLVTNYLTSSFNGGKKKPALGKAWSHVPHMRVILQKPVGGQGPSREAVLVKSNRQTPKSALFSLDKDEPYEPG encoded by the exons ATGACCTTGCAAGCGGGACTATGTACAGCTTTAACTTCTAGCGCACTGGATAAACTTAGGGCTCATGGTGTAAAAACTGCGACTGATTTCATCGTCAAAGTCAAAGATATTGAAGTTCTATCTCAAGAAACTCTTATTCcctataaa GATCTCTGCTCAATTCAAAGAGTTCTGCTGGCAGAACATTCAGCATATCCAACACTTGCCTCATGTTTGTATGAAAAAGCAATAGCATCTCTGATGATTCTTTCCACTGGCTGTCAAAG TCTTGATGACTTGCTTGATGGAGGTCTCTACACAGGGGAGCTAACTGAACTGGCTGGTGACAGTGTATCTGGTAAAACTAAG ATCTGTCTATGGTGTGCTGCCATGACTGTTCTGGTTGGGGACCATTCTGTTGTTTATATTGACTCATCCTCCTCATTCAGTGCTGGCTATTTGAAAGACATAATGTCCAAAAACATTGGGCCAGGACAGAGT TTGAGTGATGACTTAATTAGGTCAAAACTTCAGAAGGTCAAGTACACCCAAGTGTTTGACATCTATGATTTATTTTCTGCACTGGATGCCATTATGACAGATTTAAACCAACAG ACTCCTGTAAAGTATCCTGATTTAAAGTTACTAATAGTTGACAGTTTGGCTTCTCTCATTTATCCAATCATGGGAGGAAACATAAGTTTTT GTCAAGGTCTTATATGCCAGTTaggattaaaattaaaacagctTGCCACACATTATTCCTTGGCTGTTTTG GTCACCAACTATCTGACATCTTCTTTCAATGGTGGTAAGAAGAAACCAGCACTGGGTAAAGCCTGGTCACATGTACCACACATGAGAGTGATCCTGCAGAAACCAGTTGGAGGACAGGGTCCAAGCAGAGAAGCAGTTCTAGTCAAAAGTAATAGACAG
- the LOC106069704 gene encoding DNA repair protein RAD51 homolog 4-like isoform X1 gives MTLQAGLCTALTSSALDKLRAHGVKTATDFIVKVKDIEVLSQETLIPYKDLCSIQRVLLAEHSAYPTLASCLYEKAIASLMILSTGCQSLDDLLDGGLYTGELTELAGDSVSGKTKICLWCAAMTVLVGDHSVVYIDSSSSFSAGYLKDIMSKNIGPGQSLSDDLIRSKLQKVKYTQVFDIYDLFSALDAIMTDLNQQTPVKYPDLKLLIVDSLASLIYPIMGGNISFCQGLICQLGLKLKQLATHYSLAVLVTNYLTSSFNGGKKKPALGKAWSHVPHMRVILQKPVGGQGPSREAVLVKSNRQQTPKSALFSLDKDEPYEPG, from the exons ATGACCTTGCAAGCGGGACTATGTACAGCTTTAACTTCTAGCGCACTGGATAAACTTAGGGCTCATGGTGTAAAAACTGCGACTGATTTCATCGTCAAAGTCAAAGATATTGAAGTTCTATCTCAAGAAACTCTTATTCcctataaa GATCTCTGCTCAATTCAAAGAGTTCTGCTGGCAGAACATTCAGCATATCCAACACTTGCCTCATGTTTGTATGAAAAAGCAATAGCATCTCTGATGATTCTTTCCACTGGCTGTCAAAG TCTTGATGACTTGCTTGATGGAGGTCTCTACACAGGGGAGCTAACTGAACTGGCTGGTGACAGTGTATCTGGTAAAACTAAG ATCTGTCTATGGTGTGCTGCCATGACTGTTCTGGTTGGGGACCATTCTGTTGTTTATATTGACTCATCCTCCTCATTCAGTGCTGGCTATTTGAAAGACATAATGTCCAAAAACATTGGGCCAGGACAGAGT TTGAGTGATGACTTAATTAGGTCAAAACTTCAGAAGGTCAAGTACACCCAAGTGTTTGACATCTATGATTTATTTTCTGCACTGGATGCCATTATGACAGATTTAAACCAACAG ACTCCTGTAAAGTATCCTGATTTAAAGTTACTAATAGTTGACAGTTTGGCTTCTCTCATTTATCCAATCATGGGAGGAAACATAAGTTTTT GTCAAGGTCTTATATGCCAGTTaggattaaaattaaaacagctTGCCACACATTATTCCTTGGCTGTTTTG GTCACCAACTATCTGACATCTTCTTTCAATGGTGGTAAGAAGAAACCAGCACTGGGTAAAGCCTGGTCACATGTACCACACATGAGAGTGATCCTGCAGAAACCAGTTGGAGGACAGGGTCCAAGCAGAGAAGCAGTTCTAGTCAAAAGTAATAGACAG